In Streptosporangiales bacterium, the following proteins share a genomic window:
- a CDS encoding FtsX-like permease family protein has translation MTALTTVRFALAGTRTDSVRILLTALGAGAATLGLLAVATVLSIPTGGGDNPDAYYTNGLLAEPGLRPGPSVALVLTTIPVLFFVAQCSRLGAPARDRRLAAFRMGGATPAQTARIAATETGVAAALGALLGAAVYFAGRAVLDAPGPSGMRPLPTDVLPPLAVMVAILVGIPVLAIALSLLLMRRVSVTPFGVVRRSRDKKVRPWPGVLVVVGLGGWVAFTAAGRVFQTQDAVESGRLFLRLGVVCTLLVALGLALGTGWIAYTLGRLLHRVGRRPAALLAGRRLMADPWAGSRLLGVIVITTLFGSGAAAVHSVFATGFRADDLSDRAFTKMSGEEYLPRDTSFYETAFDLIQLAVVVALTVAVASLLVMLAEQLVTRRRSLAALVAGGTPRPVLARAQLLQTVAPLVPAVLLATAAGTVMAFSALGREVRGGEFCDAAGNCTPPVTLTVPIPWADLAVIAGGSVLAVLVVTAIGLLFLRSSTDVAELRTE, from the coding sequence ATGACCGCGCTCACCACCGTACGGTTCGCGCTCGCGGGGACGCGAACGGACAGCGTCCGGATCCTGCTCACCGCACTCGGCGCGGGCGCCGCGACCCTCGGTCTCCTGGCTGTGGCGACCGTGCTCTCGATCCCTACGGGCGGTGGGGACAACCCCGACGCGTACTACACCAACGGTCTGCTCGCCGAGCCCGGGCTGCGTCCGGGCCCGTCCGTCGCGCTCGTGCTCACCACGATCCCGGTGCTGTTCTTCGTCGCGCAATGCAGCCGGCTCGGCGCGCCGGCCCGGGACAGACGGCTGGCCGCCTTCCGCATGGGCGGCGCGACGCCCGCACAGACCGCGCGGATCGCGGCGACCGAGACCGGCGTGGCGGCGGCGCTCGGCGCGCTCCTCGGCGCCGCCGTCTACTTCGCCGGGCGAGCCGTCCTCGACGCGCCGGGGCCGAGCGGAATGCGCCCGCTGCCCACCGACGTGCTGCCGCCCCTCGCTGTCATGGTGGCGATCCTCGTGGGGATCCCGGTGTTGGCGATCGCACTGTCGTTGCTGCTGATGCGCCGGGTGTCGGTCACGCCGTTCGGCGTCGTCCGCCGGTCGCGCGACAAGAAGGTGCGGCCCTGGCCCGGCGTGCTCGTGGTGGTCGGCCTGGGGGGCTGGGTGGCCTTCACGGCCGCCGGCAGAGTGTTCCAGACACAGGACGCCGTGGAGTCCGGCCGGCTGTTCCTCCGCCTGGGTGTCGTGTGCACCCTGCTGGTGGCGCTGGGTCTCGCCCTCGGCACCGGCTGGATCGCGTACACGCTGGGCCGGCTGCTGCACCGGGTCGGTCGGCGACCGGCCGCGTTGCTCGCCGGCCGCCGCCTGATGGCCGACCCGTGGGCGGGCAGCAGGCTCCTCGGCGTCATCGTGATCACCACCCTGTTCGGCAGCGGTGCCGCGGCGGTCCACAGTGTCTTCGCGACCGGGTTCCGCGCCGACGACCTCAGTGACCGGGCCTTCACCAAGATGTCCGGCGAGGAGTACCTCCCGCGCGACACGAGCTTCTACGAGACGGCGTTCGACCTCATCCAGCTGGCGGTCGTGGTCGCACTCACGGTCGCCGTGGCGAGCCTGCTGGTGATGCTCGCCGAGCAGCTCGTCACGCGGCGACGGTCGCTCGCCGCCCTGGTGGCGGGCGGCACGCCGCGCCCCGTGCTCGCCCGTGCCCAGCTGCTGCAGACCGTCGCGCCGCTCGTGCCCGCCGTGCTGCTCGCCACGGCCGCCGGCACGGTCATGGCCTTCTCGGCCCTCGGGCGCGAGGTCCGCGGCGGCGAGTTCTGCGACGCCGCGGGGAACTGCACACCCCCGGTGACGCTCACCGTGCCGATCCCGTGGGCCGACCTCGCCGTCATCGCCGGCGGTAGCGTTCTCGCGGTGCTCGTGGTCACCGCGATCGGACTGCTCTTCCTGCGGTCGAGCACCGACGTCGCGGAGCTGCGGACCGAATAG
- a CDS encoding two-component sensor histidine kinase, with protein sequence MLPVKDLLLVVAYAVPATALVAGIGGLLLHLMRRRSLRLLQTIVAAASVLATLAGVVVVVQAMLIDAHDFTVVMVVLGVAALAGVAAAWLLGRRVAASTGSLASAAQVVGSGYAPPADLPAELDLVSRQLQVTDEKLIRARQREAALEASRRNLVAWMSHDLRTPLAGIRAMAEALEDGIVSDADTTRRYHTQIREETDRLSGMVDDLFELSRIHSGALRLSLQRVGLADLVAEAVASVAPVADAKGVHVLGGTTSAVPVRVDADGMGRVLRNLLVNAIRHTPSDGTIEVTADLAEGAANLAVSDACGGIPETDLPHVFDVAFRGEAARTPTSSGGGGLGLAIARGIVEAHAGEIGVTNSGPGCRFVVRLPLG encoded by the coding sequence ATGCTGCCCGTCAAGGACCTCCTGCTGGTCGTCGCGTACGCCGTGCCGGCGACCGCGCTCGTCGCGGGGATCGGCGGCCTGTTGCTGCACCTCATGCGCCGCCGCTCGCTGCGGCTGCTGCAGACGATCGTCGCGGCGGCGTCCGTCCTCGCCACACTCGCCGGCGTCGTGGTCGTCGTGCAGGCGATGCTCATCGACGCGCACGACTTCACCGTCGTCATGGTGGTGCTCGGGGTCGCCGCGCTCGCGGGCGTCGCGGCCGCGTGGCTGCTCGGTCGGCGGGTCGCCGCGAGCACCGGATCACTCGCGTCGGCCGCACAGGTCGTCGGCTCCGGGTACGCACCGCCCGCCGACCTGCCCGCCGAGCTCGACCTCGTCTCGCGGCAGCTCCAGGTCACCGACGAGAAGCTGATCCGCGCACGGCAGCGGGAGGCGGCGCTCGAGGCGAGCCGCCGCAACCTCGTCGCCTGGATGTCGCACGACCTCCGCACACCGCTCGCCGGCATCAGGGCCATGGCCGAGGCGCTCGAGGACGGCATCGTGAGCGATGCCGACACGACGCGGCGCTACCACACCCAGATCCGTGAGGAGACCGACCGGCTCTCCGGCATGGTCGACGACCTCTTCGAGCTGTCCCGCATCCATTCGGGGGCGCTTCGGCTCAGCCTGCAGCGGGTCGGGCTCGCCGACCTCGTCGCCGAGGCCGTGGCGAGCGTCGCGCCGGTCGCCGACGCCAAGGGTGTGCACGTCCTCGGCGGCACGACGTCCGCGGTTCCCGTGCGCGTGGACGCCGACGGCATGGGCCGGGTGCTGCGCAACCTGCTCGTCAACGCGATCAGGCACACGCCGTCCGACGGCACCATCGAGGTCACCGCCGACCTCGCCGAGGGCGCGGCGAACCTCGCCGTGAGCGACGCGTGCGGCGGCATCCCCGAGACCGACCTGCCGCACGTGTTCGACGTGGCGTTCCGCGGCGAGGCGGCGCGCACGCCGACGTCGTCCGGCGGCGGCGGTCTCGGTCTCGCGATCGCGCGCGGCATCGTCGAGGCCCACGCGGGCGAGATCGGCGTGACCAACAGCGGACCCGGCTGCCGCTTCGTCGTGCGGCTCCCCCTCGGCTGA
- a CDS encoding ATP-binding cassette domain-containing protein, producing MTEPQEPVLAARGVVRSYGPTPALRGVSLAIQPGEIVAVTGPSGCGKSTLLHCLAGILRPDAGEVWYRGERIDTRSERDLTRMRRTDFGVVFQFGQLVAELTAAENVALPLLLSGVRRGPARTTARQWLDRFGVGDLADSRPGAVSGGQQQRIAMARALVTEPRVLFADEPTGALDSLAGEQALEHLLRVARDQETTIVLVTHDTRVAAYGDREVVLSDGRVDTSGLGLSSPVGAHATARRTVQDVS from the coding sequence ATGACTGAACCACAGGAACCGGTGCTCGCCGCCCGAGGCGTCGTCCGGTCGTACGGCCCCACACCCGCGCTCCGCGGCGTCTCGCTCGCGATCCAGCCGGGCGAGATCGTCGCGGTGACCGGACCGAGCGGCTGCGGGAAGTCGACACTGCTGCATTGCCTCGCCGGCATCCTGCGTCCCGACGCGGGCGAGGTCTGGTACCGCGGCGAACGCATCGACACCAGGAGCGAGCGCGACCTGACGCGGATGCGGCGCACGGACTTCGGCGTCGTCTTCCAGTTCGGCCAGCTCGTCGCCGAGCTCACCGCCGCCGAGAACGTCGCGCTCCCGCTCCTGCTGTCCGGTGTGCGCCGCGGGCCGGCGCGCACGACCGCCCGGCAGTGGCTCGACAGGTTCGGGGTCGGCGACCTCGCCGACTCCCGGCCGGGCGCGGTGTCGGGTGGCCAGCAGCAGCGCATCGCCATGGCCAGGGCACTGGTCACCGAACCGCGCGTGCTGTTCGCGGACGAGCCGACCGGGGCGCTCGACAGCCTGGCGGGCGAGCAGGCGCTCGAGCACCTGCTGCGCGTCGCCCGCGACCAGGAGACCACCATCGTCCTCGTCACCCACGACACGCGCGTCGCGGCGTACGGCGACCGCGAGGTCGTGCTGAGTGACGGCCGGGTCGACACGTCGGGCCTCGGCCTGTCGTCGCCCGTCGGCGCCCACGCGACCGCCCGGCGTACGGTGCAGGATGTGTCATGA
- a CDS encoding NAD-dependent epimerase/dehydratase family protein: MRVLVTGGAGFVGSHVVEALLAEDHEVRVLDLCDARSPSLDHVRGDVRDGAVVARALAGVDAICHQAAMVGLGADLVADLPAYVGCNDLGTAVVLAQAAERGVGHVVLASSMVVYGEGGYACAEHGVVRPLPREAADLAAGRFEPRCPSCGAGLVTRRVTEDEPLDPRNVYAATKVAQEHLAAVWARETGGSAIALRYHNVYGPRMPRDTPYAGVASIFGSALRRGEAPRVFEDGGQLRDFVHVRDVAAANVGAATATAAPGTLRAYNVASGEPHTVGDLAAALAEAHRGPAPVVTGEYRLGDVRHVVASPALIADELAHVSTVRFADGVAEFAQLAELSEPPQVMAR, from the coding sequence ATGCGCGTACTCGTGACCGGCGGTGCCGGGTTCGTCGGCTCGCACGTCGTGGAGGCGTTGCTCGCGGAGGACCACGAGGTTCGGGTGCTCGACCTGTGCGACGCCCGCTCGCCGAGCCTCGACCATGTCCGGGGAGACGTCCGCGACGGCGCGGTCGTGGCCCGCGCACTTGCCGGCGTCGACGCGATCTGCCACCAGGCGGCGATGGTCGGGCTCGGCGCCGACCTCGTCGCGGACCTGCCGGCGTACGTCGGATGCAACGACCTCGGCACGGCCGTCGTGCTCGCCCAAGCGGCGGAGCGCGGCGTCGGGCACGTCGTGCTGGCGTCGAGCATGGTGGTGTACGGCGAGGGCGGCTACGCCTGTGCCGAGCACGGGGTCGTGCGCCCGCTGCCCCGTGAGGCGGCCGACCTGGCCGCCGGCCGGTTCGAGCCGCGCTGCCCGAGCTGCGGCGCCGGGCTCGTCACACGGCGGGTCACCGAGGACGAGCCGCTCGACCCGCGCAACGTGTATGCGGCGACGAAGGTCGCGCAGGAGCACCTCGCGGCGGTATGGGCACGCGAGACCGGCGGGTCGGCGATCGCGTTGCGGTACCACAACGTCTACGGGCCGCGGATGCCCAGGGACACGCCGTACGCGGGGGTCGCGAGCATCTTCGGGTCTGCGCTGCGGCGCGGCGAGGCGCCGCGGGTCTTCGAGGACGGCGGTCAGCTGCGCGACTTCGTGCACGTCCGCGACGTGGCGGCGGCGAACGTCGGGGCGGCGACGGCGACCGCCGCGCCCGGGACGCTGCGTGCGTACAACGTCGCCAGCGGCGAGCCGCACACGGTCGGCGACCTGGCCGCCGCGCTCGCCGAGGCGCACCGGGGTCCCGCGCCCGTGGTCACCGGCGAGTACCGGCTGGGGGACGTCAGGCACGTCGTCGCGTCCCCGGCCCTGATCGCCGACGAGCTCGCCCACGTCTCAACCGTCCGCTTCGCCGACGGCGTCGCCGAGTTCGCCCAGCTCGCCGAGTTGTCAGAGCCTCCGCAGGTCATGGCGCGCTGA
- a CDS encoding response regulator, producing MHERPGRILVVDDDPTVAEVVTRYLEKNGHTVDRARDGAQALGLADARPPDLVVLDLMLPGIDGYEVCRRLRQSTPVPIIMLTARGDETDRVTGLELGADDYVTKPFSARELVLRVQSVLRRSRAATAPSPADVLRDHDLVVDVGAHEARLRDETLTLTSREFDLLVHLVRHPRRAFTRADLLEQVWGWSFGDHSTVTVHVRRLREKIEADPTTPARIVTVWGVGYRYEPVGED from the coding sequence GTGCACGAGCGGCCAGGACGGATCCTCGTGGTCGACGACGACCCGACGGTGGCCGAGGTCGTCACGCGGTACCTGGAGAAGAACGGGCACACGGTCGACCGGGCCAGGGACGGCGCGCAGGCCCTGGGCCTCGCCGATGCGCGGCCGCCCGACCTGGTGGTGCTCGACCTGATGCTGCCGGGCATCGACGGGTACGAGGTGTGCAGGCGACTGCGGCAGAGCACACCGGTGCCGATCATCATGCTCACCGCACGGGGCGACGAGACCGACCGCGTCACCGGTCTCGAGCTCGGCGCCGACGACTACGTCACCAAGCCGTTCAGCGCACGCGAGCTCGTCCTGCGGGTGCAGTCGGTGCTCCGGAGGTCGCGCGCGGCCACCGCGCCGAGCCCGGCCGACGTGCTGCGCGATCACGACCTCGTCGTCGACGTCGGCGCCCACGAGGCACGTCTGCGCGACGAGACGTTGACGCTGACGTCCCGCGAGTTCGACCTGCTCGTCCACCTGGTCAGGCACCCGCGGCGCGCGTTCACCAGGGCCGACCTGCTCGAACAGGTGTGGGGCTGGTCGTTCGGCGACCACTCCACGGTGACCGTGCACGTCCGCCGGCTGCGCGAGAAGATCGAGGCCGACCCGACCACGCCGGCGCGCATCGTGACCGTGTGGGGCGTCGGCTACCGCTACGAGCCGGTCGGTGAGGACTGA